One window from the genome of Nomascus leucogenys isolate Asia chromosome 12, Asia_NLE_v1, whole genome shotgun sequence encodes:
- the LY9 gene encoding T-lymphocyte surface antigen Ly-9 isoform X2 → MVAPKSHTDDWAPGPFSSKPQRSQLQIFSSVLQTSLLFLLMGLRASGKDSAPTVVSGILGGSVTLPLNISVDTEIEHVIWIGPKNALAFARPKENVTVMVKSYLGRLDITKWSYSLYIRNLTLNDAGSYKAQINQRNFEVTTEEEFTLFVYAPFIEKVSVHVIKGDHRTLLEGSGLESIIRTLAEPRVSVREG, encoded by the exons ATGGTGGCACCAAAGAGTCACACAGATGACTGGGCTCCTGGGCCTTTCTCCAGTAAGCCACAGAGGAGTCAGCTGCAAATATTCTCTTCTGTTCTACAgacctctctcctcttcctgctcATGG GACTAAGAGCCTCTGGAAAGGACTCAGCCCCAACAGTGGTGTCAGGGATCCTAGGGGGTTCTGTGACTCTCCCCCTAAACATCTCAGTAGACACAGAGATTGAGCACGTCATCTGGATTGGTCCCAAAAATGCTCTTGCTTTCGCACGTCCCAAAGAAAATGTAACTGTTATGGTCAAAAGCTACCTGGGCCGACTGGACATCACCAAGTGGAGTTACTCCCTGTACATCAGAAATCTGACTCTGAATGATGCAGGATCCTACAAAGCCCAGATAAACCAAAGGAATTTTGAAGTCACCACTGAGGAGGAATTCACCCTGTTCGTCTATG caccatttattgaaaaggtgtCCGTCCACGTCATCAAGGGTGATCACCGCACGCTCCTGGAGGGCAGCGGCCTGGAGTCCATCATCCGCACCCTGGCTGAGCCACGTGTGAGTGTGCGGGAGGGCTAG